From the Acidobacteriota bacterium genome, one window contains:
- a CDS encoding PAS domain S-box protein, with protein sequence MKSSNGHKAAIVEAGQTKNLNGRQVKNGKAAEPLPDLLPLDEVETRPNFDTPSTRSTRSLKPRKGQTGKLQQWLAQFDESQTQKKNTVSESLGFLQTLVEGSPDAIFIKDGEGRYLFVNDTFGAWMQRDPHAVLGKTDTELFHQAIAQKLAESDPQVLADGRAFTEEIWLDDGAPENAGAERSLLTTKVPFRDKDNQIVGLFGMARDNTLRKLMEEELREAKQFNEQVIAHAREGVVVYDADLRYIVWNSFMEEFSGLPRHRVIGRHPLEVFPTIRESGMMEQIERALAGETIIGADTLVNSAQGAKTAWARCLFGPLRDAKGDVTGVIGLISDISEYKRTEARLRRSQQFNHQVIANASEGIAVYDRELRCMVWNPVLEDLSGLMGDDVLGRPILELAPAWRAAGLGQMLQQALQGDTVEAPDFLMGPQGDRWVSARYSPLTDNDEQVIGVIGILTDVTARRQAEDALRESQQFNQQIIDSALEGIAVYDRELTVVVWNPAMAEITGTHSAQVLGENVIQVFPYLESTESPAYWRRALAGETIRGRQFAFSGHSDKWVEASYGPLCNPHGEIVGVLVTMRDITARKRAEEALQASQEFNGQIITNARDGIIVYDSTLTYLLWNPAMEEISGWRAEDLVGRRAVEVFPAMSGAGIYERLERALRGETLPREDIAYDFGLKKGFYSRLDAPLRDETGAIVGVISTVSEITDRKKAEAELLESKQFNQEIIASANEGIVVYDRDFYVRIWNPAMETFSGLPAAQVLGQNIFDLYPEFLETAVPERLNEALAGKTSVSKDFQLRTAGLAQPAWLAARYGPHRNRAGEVVGVISVIRDVTARKLAEDQLRKSEERYREILATLQDGYWELDLNAQLSFFNEAVCEIFGRTQEEMNGRGVQQFLAEETKQRAHEMFRQLLKTGVPVKTFEFEIVRPDATARALETSITLMRQADGSPGGFRGIVRDVTERKQAERLIKERDERFRALIENSYDGIVLISADNKTLYISPSYTRQHGYSLEEVLDTTGADRIHPDDWPKLNQLRENLAPGASVPIEYRLCAKTGGYRWVEGRITNLLEEPSVCAYVLNFHDISERKAAETERAQAEAKLQASEARFRALVENGFDGISLQDAEGRITYVSPAYERVLGYLPEEVLGRQPLARVHPDDVDEALRAREEVGQTPGASRSLQFRTQHKDGSWRWLEVTMTNLLQQPDVGSIIVNFRDITERRASEVAVRESEEKFRAIWDNALDGMLIVNDDMQYVDANPAACRLYGVTRAELLAQTMADFVKPDNKDVARRSLQKLVEQGERTGHFQLLRSDHTLHEIEYNARANFLPGLHLSMMRDVTERHRAAESLRTSEEQYRSLVSVLEEGILMLDSEGELLTCNESCERILGARRDALRERALINPEWRAIREDGTPFPADEAPSVVTLRTGKPCSGVVLGVIRPDGNHKWLSVSSQPVFHQDSDELQAVVLSISDITQRKHAEAALRESELRFSAAFDDSPLAVSLTEQATECFVNVNQAWCKLFGITSVEAIGHTELELGLWEAADERAELYRQMALHGGAWEQEARLKTCAGRIVQALVSVRAMTLGQKQYVIVLVHDITERKLAEERFAKAFNANPSPMAISSLPAGKIVQVNETWASFTGFDFDETRGKTAAELEMWVEPGHRERFFALLEQQGRVREFETCLRRKDGAVHTILLSGETIDLGGQPHMLSSVTDITARKQAEEDVRVSQERFAKAFNACPEPMVLQRLENGCYISVNRACLTALGLEEDEMLGRTADAIDLWVNADQRRAMGETLRKVGEVRDVECDYYVGSGRIGHFLVSAEIIEIEGVQHVLSVARDITERKRAEEALRASEERFAKAFNSSPQPIAITSLPEGRFVTVNEAWTRVMGHSVEDTIGRDAVELDLWVNRAQRKQMNAKLSRGETIRDQELTLRAKNGELRYLIVYGEAIQLAGEDYLLLTAQNVTERKLAEQALRATEERFRLLFKRNLAGVYRATAEGQYLECNDAYATMFGFASPEELKDTEAWWIYPDQQLRAEMLEQLRRQGGLNNYEMQLRRKDGSAVWALANITYREADGQTPAIIEGIALDITKRKLDEAKLAESREQLRALSARLAAIREEERTAIAREIHDSLGQMLTGLKLDVAWLHKRLTNGTSGDAQEALVQKAEGMASLLDDTIQTVRDLATQLRPGVLDTLGLTAAIEWQVQDFQARTGIECEIWLCPEPKDLPQEKATALFRILQEILTNIIRHADATRVVIHLLPRENALLLSVADNGRGITTGNLRDGKSLGLLGMRERALMVGGEVDFEGSHERGTTVTVKVPV encoded by the coding sequence ATGAAATCGTCGAATGGGCATAAGGCCGCCATCGTCGAAGCGGGACAGACGAAAAACTTGAATGGCCGCCAGGTGAAAAATGGCAAGGCGGCTGAGCCTCTGCCTGACCTCCTGCCACTCGATGAAGTCGAAACCCGCCCCAATTTTGACACCCCTTCAACCAGAAGCACCCGTTCGCTCAAACCGCGCAAAGGCCAGACGGGCAAATTGCAGCAATGGCTCGCGCAGTTTGACGAAAGCCAGACGCAGAAAAAAAACACTGTCAGTGAAAGCCTCGGCTTTTTGCAGACGCTGGTGGAAGGCAGCCCTGACGCCATTTTCATCAAAGATGGCGAGGGCCGGTATCTGTTTGTCAACGATACTTTCGGGGCCTGGATGCAGCGCGATCCGCACGCGGTGCTCGGCAAAACCGATACGGAACTGTTCCACCAAGCCATTGCGCAAAAGCTCGCCGAATCCGATCCGCAAGTCCTGGCGGATGGCCGTGCCTTCACCGAAGAAATCTGGCTCGATGACGGCGCGCCAGAGAATGCGGGCGCTGAGCGCAGCCTCTTAACCACCAAAGTTCCCTTTCGTGACAAAGACAATCAAATCGTAGGTCTCTTCGGCATGGCGCGGGACAACACCTTGCGCAAATTGATGGAAGAGGAATTGCGCGAGGCCAAGCAATTCAACGAACAGGTCATTGCCCACGCCCGTGAAGGCGTGGTGGTTTACGACGCGGATTTGCGCTATATCGTCTGGAACTCGTTTATGGAAGAGTTCTCCGGCTTGCCGCGCCACCGCGTCATCGGGCGTCACCCGCTGGAAGTCTTCCCGACCATTCGTGAATCGGGGATGATGGAACAGATTGAGCGGGCCTTGGCAGGGGAAACGATCATCGGCGCGGATACGCTGGTGAATTCAGCACAAGGCGCCAAGACGGCCTGGGCGCGCTGCCTGTTCGGCCCCTTGCGAGACGCCAAAGGCGATGTCACGGGGGTCATTGGCCTGATTTCCGACATCAGCGAATACAAGCGCACCGAAGCGCGGCTGCGCCGTTCCCAGCAGTTCAATCATCAAGTGATCGCCAACGCCAGCGAAGGCATCGCGGTGTATGACCGCGAATTGCGCTGCATGGTTTGGAATCCGGTGCTGGAAGACCTGAGCGGTCTAATGGGCGACGATGTCCTGGGCCGTCCGATTCTGGAATTGGCGCCTGCGTGGCGCGCGGCCGGGTTGGGCCAAATGCTGCAACAGGCCTTGCAGGGCGATACGGTCGAAGCGCCTGATTTTTTGATGGGGCCGCAAGGGGATCGTTGGGTTTCGGCGCGTTACAGCCCGCTCACGGATAATGACGAACAGGTCATTGGCGTGATCGGCATTTTGACTGATGTGACGGCGCGGCGGCAGGCCGAAGACGCTCTGCGCGAATCACAACAGTTCAATCAGCAGATTATTGATAGCGCCCTCGAAGGCATCGCCGTTTACGACCGCGAGCTAACTGTCGTCGTTTGGAACCCGGCGATGGCCGAGATCACCGGCACGCATAGCGCGCAGGTGCTGGGTGAAAATGTCATCCAGGTCTTTCCGTATTTGGAAAGTACGGAATCGCCGGCGTATTGGCGGCGCGCGCTGGCCGGCGAGACAATTCGCGGGCGGCAGTTTGCATTTAGCGGGCATTCGGATAAATGGGTCGAGGCCTCTTATGGGCCGTTGTGCAATCCGCACGGCGAGATTGTCGGGGTGCTCGTCACCATGCGCGACATCACCGCCCGTAAGCGCGCCGAAGAAGCCTTGCAAGCCTCGCAGGAATTCAATGGGCAGATCATCACCAACGCGCGCGACGGTATCATCGTTTATGACAGCACGCTCACGTATCTGCTCTGGAATCCCGCGATGGAAGAGATCAGCGGCTGGCGGGCGGAAGACCTGGTAGGGCGGCGCGCCGTCGAAGTCTTCCCGGCGATGTCCGGCGCCGGGATTTATGAACGGCTGGAAAGGGCATTGCGGGGCGAGACGCTGCCGCGCGAAGATATTGCCTACGATTTTGGGCTGAAAAAAGGGTTTTACTCACGGCTGGATGCGCCGTTGCGCGACGAAACCGGCGCGATTGTCGGCGTGATTTCCACCGTCAGCGAGATCACCGACCGCAAAAAAGCCGAAGCCGAATTACTGGAATCGAAACAGTTCAACCAGGAAATCATCGCCAGCGCGAACGAAGGTATCGTGGTTTATGACCGCGATTTTTACGTCAGAATCTGGAACCCCGCGATGGAAACGTTTAGCGGGTTACCGGCCGCTCAAGTCCTGGGCCAAAATATCTTCGACCTTTATCCTGAGTTTCTTGAGACGGCTGTCCCCGAACGCTTGAATGAGGCGTTGGCAGGGAAGACCTCGGTCAGTAAAGACTTCCAATTACGGACTGCCGGTCTCGCGCAGCCCGCCTGGCTGGCGGCCCGGTATGGCCCGCATCGCAATCGCGCCGGCGAAGTCGTCGGCGTGATTTCCGTCATCCGCGATGTGACGGCGCGCAAATTGGCCGAGGATCAATTGCGTAAGAGCGAAGAGCGCTATCGCGAAATCCTGGCCACCTTGCAGGATGGTTATTGGGAACTCGATCTGAACGCGCAACTGAGCTTCTTTAACGAAGCCGTCTGCGAAATCTTTGGGCGCACGCAGGAAGAAATGAATGGCCGGGGCGTGCAGCAATTCCTGGCGGAGGAAACCAAACAACGCGCCCATGAGATGTTCCGGCAGTTGCTCAAAACCGGCGTGCCGGTCAAGACCTTTGAGTTTGAAATCGTGCGCCCCGATGCGACGGCGCGCGCGCTGGAGACTTCGATCACCCTGATGCGCCAGGCGGATGGTTCTCCCGGCGGGTTCCGCGGCATCGTGCGGGATGTGACGGAACGCAAGCAGGCCGAACGCCTCATCAAAGAGCGCGACGAACGCTTCCGCGCCTTGATCGAAAACAGTTACGACGGCATCGTGCTCATCTCGGCAGACAACAAAACGCTCTATATCAGTCCCTCTTATACGCGCCAGCACGGTTATTCTTTGGAAGAAGTGCTCGATACTACGGGTGCCGACCGCATCCATCCGGATGATTGGCCCAAGCTCAATCAATTGCGCGAAAACCTCGCCCCCGGCGCGAGCGTCCCGATTGAATATCGCTTGTGCGCCAAAACCGGCGGTTATCGCTGGGTTGAGGGCCGCATCACCAATTTGCTCGAAGAGCCGAGCGTGTGCGCTTACGTACTGAACTTCCACGACATTTCCGAACGCAAAGCCGCCGAGACGGAACGCGCCCAGGCCGAAGCCAAATTGCAGGCGAGCGAGGCCCGGTTCCGCGCGCTCGTCGAAAACGGGTTTGACGGCATCTCGCTGCAAGATGCCGAAGGCCGCATTACTTATGTCAGCCCTGCCTATGAGCGCGTGCTGGGCTATTTGCCGGAAGAGGTGCTGGGCCGCCAACCGCTGGCGCGCGTGCATCCGGACGATGTGGATGAAGCGCTGCGCGCCCGGGAAGAGGTTGGGCAAACGCCCGGCGCCAGCCGCTCGCTTCAATTCCGCACGCAGCATAAAGACGGGTCATGGCGTTGGTTGGAAGTGACCATGACCAATTTGTTGCAGCAGCCGGATGTGGGCAGCATCATCGTGAATTTCCGCGACATCACCGAGCGGCGTGCTTCGGAAGTGGCCGTGCGTGAGAGCGAAGAAAAGTTCCGCGCGATTTGGGACAACGCGCTGGATGGCATGTTGATCGTCAATGACGACATGCAATATGTGGATGCCAACCCCGCTGCCTGCCGGTTATACGGCGTCACGCGCGCAGAACTGCTCGCCCAGACGATGGCCGATTTTGTCAAACCTGACAACAAGGATGTCGCCCGGCGTTCGCTGCAAAAACTGGTGGAGCAGGGCGAGCGCACCGGCCATTTTCAACTGCTACGCAGCGATCACACCTTGCATGAGATCGAATACAACGCGCGCGCCAATTTCCTGCCGGGGCTGCATCTTTCGATGATGCGCGATGTGACCGAACGTCACCGCGCCGCCGAATCGTTGCGCACCTCAGAAGAGCAGTATCGTTCGTTGGTCAGTGTGCTCGAAGAAGGCATCCTAATGCTCGATTCCGAAGGCGAACTGCTGACTTGCAACGAGAGTTGCGAACGCATTCTGGGCGCGCGCCGCGACGCCTTGCGCGAACGCGCCTTAATCAATCCCGAATGGCGCGCCATCCGCGAAGATGGCACGCCTTTCCCCGCCGATGAAGCGCCCTCCGTCGTGACTTTGCGCACCGGCAAGCCCTGCTCCGGCGTCGTGCTGGGCGTCATCCGGCCGGATGGAAATCACAAGTGGCTTTCGGTTAGCTCACAACCGGTTTTCCATCAGGATTCGGATGAACTGCAAGCGGTGGTGCTTTCGATCAGCGACATTACGCAACGCAAACATGCCGAAGCCGCCTTGCGCGAATCGGAACTGCGGTTTTCGGCGGCCTTTGACGATAGTCCGCTGGCCGTGTCGTTGACTGAACAGGCGACCGAATGTTTCGTCAACGTCAATCAAGCCTGGTGCAAGCTCTTCGGCATCACTTCCGTCGAAGCCATCGGGCACACCGAGCTTGAACTGGGCCTGTGGGAAGCGGCCGATGAGCGCGCTGAATTGTACCGGCAAATGGCCTTGCACGGCGGCGCCTGGGAACAGGAAGCCCGTCTGAAAACGTGCGCTGGCCGCATCGTCCAGGCGCTGGTTTCCGTGCGGGCCATGACGCTGGGCCAAAAACAATATGTGATTGTGCTGGTGCATGACATCACCGAGCGCAAACTGGCTGAGGAGCGCTTTGCGAAAGCCTTCAATGCCAATCCGAGTCCGATGGCGATTAGCTCTTTACCGGCAGGGAAGATCGTCCAGGTGAATGAAACCTGGGCCAGCTTTACCGGCTTCGATTTCGACGAGACACGCGGGAAGACCGCCGCTGAATTGGAGATGTGGGTGGAGCCCGGGCACCGCGAACGGTTCTTTGCGCTGTTAGAGCAACAGGGTCGAGTGCGCGAATTCGAAACCTGCTTGCGCAGAAAAGACGGCGCGGTGCACACCATTTTGCTCAGCGGCGAAACGATTGATTTGGGCGGGCAACCGCACATGCTTTCCTCCGTGACGGACATTACCGCTCGCAAGCAGGCCGAAGAAGACGTGCGTGTTTCGCAAGAGCGCTTTGCCAAAGCGTTCAACGCCTGCCCCGAACCGATGGTCTTACAACGCCTGGAAAATGGCTGTTATATCAGTGTGAACCGGGCCTGCCTCACCGCGCTGGGCTTGGAAGAAGACGAGATGCTCGGCCGCACCGCCGATGCGATTGATCTGTGGGTGAATGCCGACCAGCGCCGCGCCATGGGCGAGACCCTGCGCAAGGTCGGTGAAGTGCGCGACGTCGAATGCGACTACTATGTGGGCAGCGGCCGCATCGGGCACTTTTTGGTTTCCGCCGAAATCATCGAGATCGAGGGCGTCCAACACGTGCTCTCGGTGGCGCGTGACATCACCGAGCGCAAGCGCGCCGAAGAGGCGCTGCGCGCTTCGGAAGAGCGCTTTGCCAAAGCCTTCAATTCCAGCCCGCAACCAATTGCCATCACCTCTTTGCCGGAAGGCCGCTTCGTTACCGTCAACGAAGCCTGGACGCGCGTGATGGGGCACAGTGTTGAAGATACGATTGGCCGCGATGCCGTCGAACTGGATCTCTGGGTCAACCGCGCGCAACGCAAACAGATGAACGCCAAGCTCAGCCGCGGCGAAACCATCCGCGATCAAGAGCTGACGCTGCGCGCCAAAAACGGCGAATTGCGCTATCTGATCGTTTATGGCGAAGCCATCCAATTGGCCGGTGAAGACTATCTGTTGCTGACGGCGCAGAACGTGACCGAACGCAAATTGGCAGAGCAGGCCCTGCGCGCGACCGAAGAACGCTTCCGGTTGTTATTCAAACGCAATCTGGCTGGTGTTTATCGCGCGACTGCCGAAGGCCAATATCTGGAATGCAATGACGCTTATGCGACGATGTTCGGCTTTGCCTCGCCCGAAGAGTTAAAGGACACCGAGGCCTGGTGGATCTACCCGGATCAGCAACTGCGCGCCGAGATGCTCGAACAATTGCGCCGTCAAGGCGGTTTGAATAACTATGAAATGCAATTGCGGCGCAAAGACGGCAGTGCCGTGTGGGCGTTGGCCAATATCACTTACCGCGAGGCCGATGGGCAGACCCCGGCGATCATCGAGGGCATCGCGCTGGACATCACCAAACGTAAACTCGATGAAGCCAAACTGGCCGAATCGCGCGAACAGTTGCGCGCCCTGTCCGCCCGGCTGGCGGCCATTCGCGAAGAGGAACGCACCGCCATCGCCCGTGAGATACACGATTCGCTGGGCCAGATGTTGACCGGGCTGAAGCTGGATGTGGCCTGGCTGCATAAACGTTTGACCAACGGCACGTCGGGCGATGCCCAGGAAGCCCTGGTGCAAAAGGCCGAGGGCATGGCGAGTTTACTGGATGACACCATCCAAACCGTGCGCGATCTGGCGACGCAATTACGACCGGGCGTGCTGGATACGCTGGGCCTCACCGCCGCCATCGAATGGCAGGTGCAGGATTTCCAGGCGCGCACCGGCATCGAATGCGAAATCTGGCTTTGCCCGGAACCCAAAGATTTGCCCCAGGAAAAAGCCACCGCGTTGTTCCGCATCCTGCAAGAGATTCTGACCAACATCATCCGGCACGCTGACGCCACCCGCGTGGTGATTCATTTGCTGCCCAGAGAAAACGCCTTGCTCCTGAGTGTGGCGGATAACGGGCGCGGCATTACTACCGGCAATCTGCGCGATGGCAAATCGCTGGGGTTGCTGGGCATGCGCGAACGCGCGCTGATGGTCGGCGGTGAGGTTGATTTTGAAGGTTCCCATGAACGCGGTACGACCGTGACGGTCAAGGTGCCGGTGTAA
- a CDS encoding response regulator transcription factor: protein MFKVLLVDDHAVVRRGMQQIIAEEADQWLTGEAPNATEAWQRLRSEPWDAAVLDLTMPDKNGLDLLVEIKREFPALPCLLLSMHPEDQFALRALKLGASGYLTKESAPHELLNALKKIVCGGRYISQTLAEKLAFPEESNRPQPELLSEREYQVLKMLASGKTSTEIANMLALSVKTISTYRARILTKMKMRNNAELTYYAVQNGLVG, encoded by the coding sequence ATGTTCAAAGTTTTATTGGTGGATGATCACGCCGTCGTCCGGCGCGGTATGCAACAAATTATTGCCGAAGAGGCCGACCAATGGCTGACAGGCGAAGCGCCCAATGCCACCGAAGCGTGGCAGCGTTTGCGCAGTGAACCGTGGGACGCCGCCGTGCTCGACCTGACCATGCCCGACAAGAACGGCCTGGATTTACTGGTCGAGATCAAACGGGAGTTCCCGGCGCTGCCCTGCTTGCTATTAAGCATGCATCCGGAAGATCAATTCGCTTTGCGGGCGTTGAAACTGGGCGCGTCCGGCTATTTGACCAAAGAAAGCGCGCCGCACGAATTACTCAACGCGTTGAAAAAGATTGTCTGCGGCGGACGCTATATCAGCCAGACGCTGGCCGAAAAATTGGCCTTCCCCGAAGAGAGCAATCGCCCGCAACCCGAACTGCTCTCGGAGCGCGAATATCAGGTTTTGAAAATGCTCGCGTCCGGCAAGACTTCGACCGAGATTGCCAACATGCTGGCGCTCAGCGTGAAAACCATCAGCACCTATCGCGCGCGCATCCTGACCAAAATGAAAATGCGCAACAACGCCGAATTGACCTATTACGCCGTGCAGAACGGCCTGGTCGGTTGA
- a CDS encoding RluA family pseudouridine synthase has translation MANTTATAREEVKERLAEDDDYGAAAVLALSVPVEADNQRLDLFLVERVSTASRSAIQRAITGGEITVNDRLVKPSHRLTVGEFIAGTIPQAPPIEAVPEDIPLNLIYEDDTLIVINKPAGMVTHPGAGVTSGTLANALVHHLQQQAAALPKRGGVSRPGIVHRLDVGTSGLIVVAKTDQAHLHLAEQFEARTVSKNYLALVYGNVKENAGRIEAPLGRDPRSRVKMAVVKEGRSALTLYQAVERFAEFTLLEVEIKTGRTHQIRVHLAYLNHPVVADTTYDAGRAQQLKHPQIRAAVTRLKRPFLHAARLSFTHPATRQRLDFTAPLPAELSALLDQVRNAGLA, from the coding sequence ATGGCTAACACGACTGCGACTGCGCGTGAAGAAGTAAAAGAACGATTAGCGGAAGACGACGATTACGGCGCCGCTGCCGTCCTGGCGTTATCCGTCCCCGTCGAAGCTGACAATCAGCGGCTTGATCTTTTTTTGGTCGAACGAGTCAGCACGGCTAGCCGCTCCGCCATTCAACGCGCGATCACGGGCGGTGAAATCACCGTCAACGACCGTCTCGTCAAACCCAGTCATCGGCTGACCGTGGGCGAATTCATTGCCGGAACGATTCCGCAAGCGCCGCCCATCGAAGCCGTCCCCGAAGACATCCCGCTCAACCTCATTTACGAAGACGACACCCTGATCGTCATCAACAAACCCGCTGGCATGGTCACGCATCCGGGCGCGGGCGTCACGTCAGGCACGCTGGCCAATGCGCTGGTGCATCACCTGCAACAGCAAGCCGCCGCCCTGCCCAAACGCGGCGGCGTTTCGCGGCCCGGCATCGTACATCGCTTGGATGTGGGGACTTCGGGGCTGATTGTCGTGGCGAAGACAGACCAGGCGCACCTGCACCTGGCCGAACAATTCGAGGCGCGCACGGTCAGCAAAAACTATCTTGCGTTGGTTTACGGAAACGTCAAAGAGAATGCCGGTCGCATCGAAGCCCCGCTGGGCCGTGATCCGCGTAGCCGGGTGAAAATGGCCGTCGTCAAAGAGGGACGCTCCGCCTTGACGCTTTATCAGGCGGTGGAACGTTTTGCTGAGTTCACATTGCTGGAGGTGGAAATCAAGACCGGGCGCACGCACCAGATACGTGTGCACCTGGCATATCTGAATCACCCTGTCGTGGCAGATACGACCTATGACGCGGGCCGCGCGCAACAACTCAAACATCCGCAAATACGCGCGGCAGTCACGCGCTTGAAACGGCCCTTCCTGCACGCCGCCCGGTTAAGCTTCACCCACCCGGCGACACGGCAACGTTTGGATTTCACGGCGCCCTTGCCAGCAGAGCTATCGGCCTTGCTGGATCAAGTCCGAAACGCAGGCTTAGCTTGA
- a CDS encoding methyltransferase domain-containing protein: MNRLKLFWLNLRFLFSRELAASLDEQEHKLDARVDAVEQRADTRADAYERALDTRLEERAVALEERLNAREHALDERWDTREQTVDERLDSREQAVDERLDARDQTVDERLELRFSAQAEEATTRANNYEAALDVRVDERFAKLEAHTDERFSVIEQRNDAQLIALAQRLDERFDGHMRLTDNRFDDRFARAERQIDERFVALEKLTDTRMERHEKRTDANLKLNRADILDRTDVMLQIFEQRLDQQRRELKALREQLAKQQAGGEVKAQTNGNHPAATPAETEPPAPVQSFLKLAQSSGLIGATKLPTTDATLYQKILDWKKVAPDKLTEFTADEREVVDYILSFISDAGERAYTQQHLRRFLSTLQRIPPPQRSTDRLLELGSLLHLVPALKKFSGYQQVFGADYWEGAEKLTVEIIKQVNGSESHKVELRNFNVESDPFPYPDKHFRVVLCCELLEHLQRDPLHMLWECNRVLQDDGFLLLTTPNIASARSLEGVLIGCAPYLLSQYNLTSPADQHNREYAPYEVGIALAAAGFTAIELETEDVWLRSNPAILKLLEEVNLPTDMRGDNIFALAQKSGPPVERYPKEFYIE, translated from the coding sequence ATGAATCGCCTTAAACTTTTCTGGCTCAATCTGCGCTTCCTGTTCTCGCGCGAACTTGCGGCGAGCTTAGACGAACAGGAACACAAGCTGGACGCGCGGGTTGACGCTGTTGAACAACGCGCTGACACCCGTGCGGACGCCTACGAACGCGCGCTTGATACGCGACTGGAAGAGCGGGCCGTGGCTCTTGAAGAGCGGCTGAACGCCCGTGAACATGCGTTGGATGAACGATGGGACACGCGCGAACAAACCGTGGATGAGCGCTTGGATTCGCGTGAACAGGCGGTGGATGAGCGTTTGGACGCGCGCGATCAAACGGTGGATGAACGGCTGGAATTGCGTTTTAGCGCTCAGGCAGAGGAAGCGACAACACGCGCCAACAACTATGAAGCGGCGCTCGATGTGCGCGTAGACGAACGTTTCGCCAAGCTGGAAGCGCACACCGATGAACGTTTCAGCGTGATCGAACAACGCAACGATGCCCAGTTGATCGCGCTGGCGCAGCGCCTGGATGAACGCTTCGACGGCCACATGCGCCTTACCGACAACCGCTTTGACGACCGCTTTGCCCGCGCCGAACGCCAGATTGACGAGCGTTTCGTGGCCCTGGAAAAGCTCACCGACACGCGCATGGAGCGGCACGAGAAACGTACCGACGCGAACCTGAAACTCAACCGGGCCGACATCCTCGACCGCACCGACGTGATGTTGCAAATCTTTGAGCAGCGGCTTGATCAACAGCGGCGCGAGCTCAAAGCCTTGCGCGAACAGCTTGCCAAACAACAGGCTGGCGGCGAGGTCAAAGCTCAGACCAACGGCAATCACCCGGCGGCCACACCTGCCGAAACTGAGCCGCCCGCGCCCGTGCAATCCTTCCTCAAACTCGCGCAAAGCAGCGGCCTGATTGGCGCAACCAAGCTGCCGACGACCGATGCCACGCTTTATCAAAAGATTCTCGACTGGAAAAAGGTCGCGCCCGACAAGCTGACCGAGTTCACTGCCGACGAACGCGAAGTGGTGGATTACATTCTCAGTTTTATCAGCGATGCCGGTGAGCGCGCATACACCCAGCAGCACCTGCGCCGCTTCCTGTCCACGCTGCAACGCATTCCGCCGCCACAACGTTCGACCGACCGCCTGCTCGAACTCGGCAGTCTGTTACACCTCGTCCCCGCGCTCAAAAAATTCAGCGGCTATCAGCAAGTGTTTGGCGCGGATTATTGGGAAGGCGCAGAGAAACTGACCGTCGAGATCATCAAACAGGTCAACGGCAGCGAAAGCCACAAGGTGGAGTTGCGCAACTTCAACGTCGAGTCCGATCCCTTTCCCTATCCCGACAAACACTTTCGCGTCGTGCTCTGCTGCGAATTGCTCGAACATTTGCAACGCGATCCCTTGCACATGCTTTGGGAATGCAACCGCGTGTTGCAGGACGACGGCTTTTTGCTATTGACCACGCCCAATATCGCCAGCGCGCGTTCACTGGAAGGCGTCCTGATCGGCTGCGCGCCCTATCTGCTTTCGCAATACAATCTGACTTCCCCCGCTGACCAGCACAACCGCGAATACGCGCCGTATGAAGTCGGCATCGCGCTGGCCGCCGCCGGGTTCACCGCCATCGAATTGGAAACTGAAGATGTTTGGCTGCGCTCCAATCCGGCGATCCTGAAGCTGCTGGAAGAGGTCAATCTGCCGACCGACATGCGCGGCGACAACATCTTCGCGCTCGCCCAGAAGTCCGGCCCGCCGGTCGAACGTTATCCCAAAGAGTTTTACATCGAGTAA